The Daphnia carinata strain CSIRO-1 chromosome 9, CSIRO_AGI_Dcar_HiC_V3, whole genome shotgun sequence nucleotide sequence ATCTGAAAAAGATTTCGCATTTAACGTAGCagaagatattttttcttctaatctACTTTTCTGTAAATGTCCCTACACCGCGTCCGTGCATATTATACGTGCGTGCATGCTCTCTTATCTAGAAATCGATTTTCGGAAATTCAAACGAATTATTTTAGTTGTTTCTATTAACTCATTTTGCCTTGCCAATTGCATCCTATAAGTGTTCCAGTGTGGCCAAATAAACATGTCGTATACCGTTTTGCGCAACGATGTGGCAATAGAATATTAAtttctaatgtttttttactgTGTAGGATTGCCACGAACCACGAAAAAGCGATTGGCTATTTCCTGTTAAATTAATGTGATGATTGGACCACAAGTAGGTAATTTCGCCATCGACGGCAAGGCTACAAATATCGCAAAATTGCTGTGTAAACAGTTCCTTCCTCCTCCGCCCCCTTTtcccaaaataaaagtatCTATATGTTTTCATAATACGTAAAAATCGAGGTTAAATTCACTGAAAAAGTGTTATCGTGAGTGAAGACATCCGAGATTCTCAATCGATTAGTCTTGAACGTAAGTATTTTAACCTTGACATTACTTTGATAAATAGAATGGCGATACAGAAGCTTGGCCTTCGCtgtaattattatttgtttactGTTGATTCTTAACTGCACACAGGCTTGGAATTAGTGTTAGAAACGCGTGTACCACTGAGCCAGAAACGAAAACGCAGTTTGTACAGGCTTGAAAAtaggcccgacaaaaaaataagcccgacaataaaaataagcccgacttttccaccaattttgtatttttttttttaaacatttaattttacaaTGAATAGGCGTGCTTTGGATTCAATATCAACGAAAATCATGAAAATTGACTTTATGTTTTTCATGAGTTCAGAGGTTTCTAAAATAAGGAGAAAAAACGGTAAGTGTTGTCACGCCAGTACAGTATAGCGCCATCGCGCTACAACCAaatattcaatatatttaGATAACAGCTGCTTTGATGAGAAAGCGAATAACTTTCCTGAAATCAGCATGtaattttgaatataaatTGTAACTTATGATAGAATTCCAAGTggtattcttttttccaaattgttaagtttgaaaataagccagacaaaaaaataagcccgacaaaaaaataagcccgatttttctaccatttttgtatttttccaaatttttcatCACAAGTATAATctaaatttaatgctgattcatAAAAAgttattcgttttcttgtcaatctagctgtttttgaaataaacgtaatttATCAACACTTttcgctagcgctgtagcgtaggCTACTGACGCGCTAGCGTTGCGTTAAATATTCGGTATACTTAAAAACGATTgagttaatgaaaaaaataacaactttcccggaatcagcttTCAATTTCGAGTACattctgtgatattcaaccaattccagtgAGTataattttttgcaaatttttgaGGCAACATTCCCACGATGTTTTTggcgtttaattaaaaaactataaggcccgatgaaaaataagcttgattttcgtgattagcattcaattcaGAATTGAAATTGGTTTTTTTCCTCAAGTCAACTGCTTTTGAAATAATCCTAATAAATGGGATGCAGAAAATCATCGCCGGAACGTGCTAGCGCACAACTGTGTTAAtccgtttttttcatttatttttaaagccACAAGTTTTACGTAAAAATGAACtcaattttcgtgattctgGTTTAGTTTTGAATCGAAGTGGTGTATTTCTAAggatatttaaattttagcgaaaaatgaaaaagtaggaaggctataacccttctcacttttgtcaaaatccgcaaaaaTCAATATCTCTTAGAATTTAATGAAAACGACACCCTATaatcgaaattgaacgctgatttcaataatgttatttgtttttttgataAATGAGCCGTTTTGGAAATATACATTATAGTTCTGTATCCCGCTTGCGCTGTAACTTGCGCAGTAACTGGCGCACATATTTCTTACCCagatttttatgtttattttattttctgcttATCTAGTtgtgaaatatgaaaaagCAAGAATTTTTCTCTAAATCTGCATACAAAACAAGTGTATTTCAATAAAATACCGTCGATGGACGGAGTATTATATTATGTATTGTATTAGTATTACatataaaaaagaatcaaTCAGCTTTTTTGCTCGAATTCTGCCTGCCAGAAGGTAACACGGTATTAGAAAGATTGCTAGTAGGAAAGTAGATGTCATTCTTGTCCCTCCATCAGCCTAGAATCAGGCAGTACATTGTTGTTTAGATCCCACGAAATACGCTGTTCCATAAGATATGTTTGAACTTGCCGCCGCGATGGGAGAGAACCTATAGGACTTGGTAAAATCGTGGTAAAATAGATATTTTACAGCTTCTTTTAAGCTTCTTGCCAAGGGCGGAGATTAACCAGGGGTATAGAAGATGACTCGCAATCCACGGTGGGATTTCTGTAATATAGATTTAGAAATAAATGAGGTTAATTACAACTAATTGCGTCAACACTTAGACCGCAGCCTTGGATTTGAAGATCAGTGGTTGAATAGACCGGACATTGCTGTTGTGACAGACGAGACGAGCAAAACTCGTTCGCCGGATCTCATTTAATTGTTCTATGAGTGAAAGAAATTTGTGATTGGATTTGCAGTGAAatgttaaagttaaaaaatacCTTCAGTAAATGAACCAGATTGATCAGAAAGATCGTAGAAGTAGCGATCGCCCCGTTTTAGCCTTAAGAACTGTTCAGCAATCAGACACTGAAATGTAGGACCTACCAGAGCACCGTTGGACAATCGCTCAGAAATGCTTCCGATAAATAGGTCTACATCATCTACCGACTCGTACAAGCTCTCGAAACGAACAACGATCTATAAATTCAGTAAAATAAATCTAAGCGTCTTCACCTTCAACCAACTTTGTACGAACGAACCGGAGAGGGAATTAGATCACGAAGATCGTTAAAACTATTTGCAGCACTTAGGCCACATATGGATCGATAGGCATTGTAACCAGGTAGACCTGAACAAagtaagaattttttaaaaatagaataacattattttgttaaatgaaggTTGTACCGTGATGGCGACCGCGTTGAATGTTTAAAGAAACCAAATCTAAACCGAAGCCCTTGCCCTCCTCTTCAAACAAATGATTGGTGAGCTGTGCATGAAGAACCAGGCACTTGTCATGAATCGTAATTAAGAGACATTGTCACAATTAATATACCTCTTGGCTGAAATAGTTTTCAGGTTTTTGGCCGGGTTGAGAAGCCAATCCGATAAGAAACTTGTCGAGATTTCCGGGCGTGTAAATCTCTtgcgttttgaaaaaatgttgacgTAGCAAAATGTCTCTTTCATTGTTCCCCTTGCGTTCGTCAAATATATTCAGAAATTCTCTTGTTTCAAACAATTCACATTTATATTTGAATGACTGAGAACTTACTGGTGCCGTCCTTGAATAAGAGTGTGACCGAATCGGAAAGCAGCTCCAGCAAATTCGTTAAAAATGGTGGGATTCAAATTGGAAGCGTTATCTTGGCTAAAACCTCGCTGTAATGGCAATAAACTAAGCTGTTGCATTTTCTCTCTTCCGATAATAATCGGCAGCCATTCGTTGTAGGTGATGTGCTGCATCTGCGCAGTCAAAATCCGCCTGCCTTCCTGATAGAGACGCTCGTCATCCCAGTGCGAATTGAGACGGGCGAGTTCTTCAGCCAGACGGTTGTGTTCCCGTAAAAAGACGATGTGCGCGACAGCTAAATTGGGATGTTCGTTCACTCGAGGTGTGTCAcctatttgaaatttttaaaaatttcggTTAATTCTGGCATATGTTTCTTTAACAAGCAAGTTACCTGCTTTAAAGCACTTGACTTCACCAGGTGGATCAATTCCGGAAACTCGTTTGGATAACGCACAGGACACTTTGGATTCGCCATCGACTGGGAGTAAATCTAAATCACTCCGACGAGTCACATTTCATTTGCCTTCTTGGAAGGTACGCAGTTCGTTGGCTAATTTATCGCCAGATCCGTATACATTCGATTGATCTAATTTGTGGGTGAACTGGTTCATCTACGAAATTAATCGATTAATAAGGCAAAACGTACTAGTATTAGATCGTGGATGCTGTGTACTGACGGTGGGAGGGGAAAAGGAGTAGTGATCTTAGACTTACCTGCTCAACACAACCTAAGCTGCAATCAGGTCTGCGTCCTGAAGCTGAACGGACCAAGGGCATGCAACGTTGGCCAAACCTGGAGAAAAAGGCATCGCTTCGTGGTATCTCAATGGGAAAACACCCGGGGTGGACAAGATTCTTACTAATGAATCCCCCGTTTGGCATGCAACATGGGATTGTACTGGAATTAGCTTTTCGTAGATGTATAACGAAAACCAAGTTAGTTTAAAGCAAGTCAACACACTTGTTGTCGTACCCATTCTGAATTCGGGAGTTTTTGTAAAGTCGTGATCGAGGAATTGGCCATATTGCATAATCCAAGTCGTGTCTGTCTCGCTGGGGGCATCCACGTAGCAAGTTACGGTGGTAGAAATTAAACGTGCACTGAAAATTTGTGCAAATCACGCAACATATTAATAGAGCAATATTAAAATGAAAGCTTGTGTTTACCTGGGAAATTCACGGCCACTTTTGGCACGTCGTGGAACACGGACACctaatgaaattgttttttacaaTCTGTACAAATTTTTACGTATTGTACAACTTTTTTCAGGAAAGGTACCATCAGCATAGGCGGAGGGGACAACTCGCTGGAATCGAGTGAGTGACTTGCCCCAGGATGAATGCTGAGCATTATTACACGAGCCATCCAGCCTCTGGTATCGAGAGTCGACTGTTGTAAAGTAGAGACTATTTTTTGGTGGGAAGGTCACATATTTATGGGTTTCATTGTCCTTATGTCAAGCCAGTCGACCAGAAGAAGAGTGAAAGGTGTTTATGGCCAAAGTTCATTGGCACCCACAATTTTCAGCAACATTTTTCTTGGTGTTATCGGATAGAAATCTAGTTCGTATGAAGAAGCAAACGGTTTCCGGAAAATTATGCTTAATAAGCAGATAGCTGATACCGTCTGATGTCGCATTGGAATCCTACAttggaaaatcaaattttatattttctcgatggaaaatataaaattatttgatttgaacTTTAATCGAAAAATGGTGGTTAATTTAATAAAACTAATATCGATTCGATAGCAACCCAACTTAACCACGCGAAGTCGTCAAAACTCGAAGAACTTCTAGTTGCAGCCGCACTGTAGAGACCTCAATCATATATAGTTCGCCAAATTGGACGGGCTTAACTTCATCAAACCTTGCTTTGCAAATTCATTCAGCAATTCAACAAAGTCTCTATACTCAGTAGAAAGATGCTTTCGTTCATGGACATGTGTTGTCTCATCCTGTTTATCTCTTTTGTATGGTTTATGGGAGCCATAATTGGTATCTGCATCGCCATCTTCATCCACCAGAACCCGACTAGTCGTTCCCGCAGTCAACTACGACTGCGCGGATTTTCTCGAGGTCCATGTCACCGaccagaaaatgaatttactcGATTCTGGAATGATGACCAAACAAGATACTTCATGGACACTCtgaggggaaaagaaataagtcATGAAACCGCACCACGCCTCGTTTCCCGCCTGCACTGGTGGAATGAACTCCATTATTTCCTAGAAATTTTGGACAACACCGAAGAGTCCATCCAGGAGGTCATCACCGGAATTACGGTGTTGATGAATTACCATGTGGCCTGTCCCATGGAAGTCGAAGAGGCTTTTGTCCACCTTTTCTTCTCACGAGCTCTCCAGGATGGTAATCTTTCGCACTTGTACGCCAAATTATTTAAACGACTTCTGAAGAGCAGTGACAAGAAATGGACTCACATCGTCCGCCGTCTTTTCCAGCTGTGCGCCAACGAATTCAGTACAGTATATCTCGAGTGCGAGGAAAATGCCCTCTTGAAATGCAGAAGAGCAAATAACTTGGAACTCATGTGGGAACTGTCAGGAATACCGGATGATTGGATCGCCGAATGTGCAAACAGTTTGATCCATCAAGTCGACCAAGACGGAAATGAAAAAACGATCAAAGAGCTTCATCTCTTCTTCAAGACGCTATTGCAACCCAAACTGGGAGAAAACTGTGACCCGATCCCTCAAGCCCGGCAAAGGCAACTGTGGAGTTGCTACGATGCGATAGTACGTGCCGCGGCTTCACGCAGGATCCATCTAACAGCTGCGCCTGAGAAATTGGATGACGAAAGCGCTGCAGAAGACAAGGACATGGATACGGATGGATACGATGCCGACGTGGACTCAGTGTCAGACACAGAATCCGATATTGAAGATCGACGTCCATCAGTGCCACACTTTAGCTCTAGATCAGAATGCGAGAATTTCTCGGATGGATACAGCGCCGAAGTGGAAACTAAACCGTGTCATCTTTCGTTTAATCCTCATGTATACATGGATAAAGATGAGGATGAAACGTTAAAAGACACGGATAAATGTGATTCGAGTACGAAACCAGAGATAGAGAAGAAGACCGTAAAGCCTACAGGATTAATAGAGGGCATTATGATTTGGATTAAAAATGCCATAGATGAAAGAGCGATGGCTAAAAAGAAGCTGGAAGATGAACGTTCGAAAATTCTGGGAATTCCACGAAATGGCTCGATTTCAAGGATGCGCAACTCAtcagcttgttttttttacgatttcttACCAGCTTTGCGACGTATTACTTTATGGAGAGTGCTCAGTAAGTTATTTCGGGTAGTCATTTCGGATCGTCGTTATGGATCGTCGTTATGGATCGTcactgttttgtttgttttgtttttttcgttttggctCTGTCTCAGTTAATTTGCTGTTGAAGTAAATTACACGGTAATGCTTCCCAAAAAACAATCTCGttagttttattattattataagtTTAATTTCGAAACTTTTCGGGGCTTActtatttgaattaaaatgatttaaaaaaaaataggtaaaCAGTTGAAAAATGGATCAAAACGATTCGGCCATAACGTCGACACGTTTACGTCCTAGCGCATGCACGGAAGCGATTTATCATGGCccaattcattttgttggcAGAATGCCCATTTTCCAAGCCAAACAAGTCCGTATGGTCTGTGGAACAATCCGCCCTCATTCGTtactttttaatgttttaataaTCAAGCATTTAAATagcaaatttttttacaggagcTGCTATGCCTGCCGGATAACTTGGTTCTTTAAAGAAGTGCGAAAGTGGTGGAGACAAAGGAATAAGAGCCTTATCCGTCTATGAAAATCCGAGCCGCAGTAGTTGTCCAATGTTTTGGAACCCTGAAGCGAGAGAACTTGGGCCAGCCACGAATAATAACTTTCAACGTAGATGATCTGGCGCTTGTTACATTTCGGAAAACGACTTTCTGCTGGAAGAAGTCAAACCCAAGCAAGTTCAACATTTCCTACCAATATACAGACCATTAATAGACGCTTCGATATGGAAGGTCGGttcaaaaacttgtttttaataCCTTGTTATATGTTGATGACATGTCACGTAAGCTTTTCCTGAAGCGCACCGATATAAGGCTTGCCATTTGACTATTTTACTTCATTCCTTAGGTGTCGATAACTGAATAACGCTGCTCTTTGGAAAGATTTCTAGGGAAGAATTTTAACTGTAGAAAAATGGCAAGTCCTTTTGTAATCCTGCTCTGTTTATTGTCTCATCAGCGCATTGGCGTAAGTTCGTGCCTTTCGAGTATAAACCAGTGGTATTAGAAAGATTACAAGTAGGAAGGTAGTTGCCATTCTAGTCCTTCTATCAGCCTAGAATGAGACAGTATGTTGTTGTTTAGATCCCACGAAATATGCTGTTCCATAAGGTATGTTTGAACTTGCCGCCGCGATGGGAGAGAACCTATAGACTTTCGTGgtaaaaaagatattttactATTTCTACGAAAGATGTCGTGGCAATACAGTTTTTACCATCATGCAACGGCAGCCTTTCGTGGCAATAGATTTAATGAAATGCATGCCAACAACGTGAAAACCATACATGTGTATATGTAAAAGCTTTCTCTTGCAAAAAAACGCCGTTTTTGCTCATTGTCAAGTCTATTTCCGATTGCTACGACATCGATGACGTAATATGCGAGTCCATCACGAACGCGTGACGATTTTAACTCCGTGTAAACGTGCaattcttcatttaaaaaaataaaatagcaaatgaaaGTCAGGTCCGTATGACTACGGCTTCGTGGTTAGCATGcaaattttaatcgtcaatctCCATTGTGACATTTTCCCACCTCACAAGCCTTAGCGTACGCGCACTGCCGTTCTCTGTGCA carries:
- the LOC130697298 gene encoding LOW QUALITY PROTEIN: chorion peroxidase-like (The sequence of the model RefSeq protein was modified relative to this genomic sequence to represent the inferred CDS: substituted 2 bases at 2 genomic stop codons); amino-acid sequence: MLSIHPGASVRVPRRAKSGREFPSARLISTTVTCYVDAPSETDTTWIMQYGQFLDHDFTKTPEFRMANSSTIPCCMPNGGFISKNLVHPGCFPIEIPRSDAFFSRFGQRCMPLVRSASGRRPDCSLGCVEQMNQFTHKLDQSNVYGSGDKLANELRTFQEGKXNVTRRSDLDLLPVDGESKVSCALSKRVSGIDPPGEVKCFKAGDTPRVNEHPNLAVAHIVFLREHNRLAEELARLNSHWDDERLYQEGRRILTAQMQHITYNEWLPIIIGREKMQQLSLLPLQRGFSQDNASNLNPTIFNEFAGAAFRFGHTLIQGRHQXVLSHSNINGNNERDILLRQHFFKTQEIYTPGNLDKFLIGLASQPGQKPENYFSQELTNHLFEEEGKGFGLDLVSLNIQRGRHHGLPGYNAYRSICGLSAANSFNDLRDLIPSPIVVRFESLYESVDDVDLFIGSISERLSNGALVGPTFQCLIAEQFLRLKRGDRYFYDLSDQSGSFTEEQLNEIRRTSFARLVCHNSNVRSIQPLIFKSKAAV